A single window of Butyricicoccus intestinisimiae DNA harbors:
- a CDS encoding phage N-6-adenine-methyltransferase — MNTDVMFSSKTDLWSTPQNFFDNLNQEFDFNLDVCALLENSKCEKFYSPDIDGLKQEWGGRVWCNPPYGRGIAEWVKKGFESVQDGTASVCVMLLPARTDTRWFHEYIYKKAEIRFVKGRLKFGNNKNPAPFPSMVVVFKQNKEERGEKI; from the coding sequence ATGAATACTGATGTGATGTTTTCAAGTAAAACAGATCTGTGGTCAACTCCGCAAAACTTTTTCGACAATCTTAATCAAGAGTTTGATTTCAACCTTGATGTGTGTGCATTGTTGGAAAATTCAAAATGCGAAAAATTTTATAGCCCAGATATTGACGGTCTGAAACAGGAATGGGGGGGGCGCGTGTGGTGCAACCCACCGTATGGCAGAGGGATTGCCGAATGGGTCAAAAAAGGTTTTGAATCCGTACAAGATGGAACTGCTTCTGTCTGCGTTATGCTTTTGCCAGCAAGGACGGACACACGATGGTTTCATGAGTATATTTACAAAAAAGCTGAGATTAGATTTGTAAAAGGGCGGCTGAAATTTGGGAATAATAAAAATCCAGCCCCTTTTCCATCAATGGTTGTTGTGTTTAAGCAAAACAAGGAGGAACGCGGTGAGAAAATTTGA
- a CDS encoding DUF1492 domain-containing protein yields the protein MNWVKEAESKLRDYAAKEQSLESVAERIAQLQAEMTCVRSATTDSTAVHGGGNCREDALLNNISERTELERAKQKTAEWVEWVNKALRALTDTDRHLLDVFYINRHKGYVERLCEEMNIEKSQVYNRKNAALRKFTISLYGVTET from the coding sequence TTGAACTGGGTCAAAGAGGCGGAATCGAAGCTGCGCGATTATGCAGCGAAAGAACAGTCGCTTGAATCTGTGGCAGAGCGTATTGCACAGCTGCAAGCAGAGATGACTTGCGTGCGGTCGGCAACAACGGATAGCACAGCGGTACACGGCGGCGGAAATTGCCGCGAGGACGCGCTGCTGAACAACATTTCTGAACGAACAGAGCTGGAACGAGCAAAACAAAAAACGGCAGAATGGGTAGAGTGGGTAAATAAAGCCCTCAGAGCCTTGACAGACACCGACAGGCATCTGCTTGACGTGTTTTACATCAACAGGCACAAAGGATATGTAGAGCGGCTCTGTGAGGAAATGAACATTGAGAAGTCGCAGGTGTACAATCGAAAGAATGCTGCACTGCGGAAATTTACAATTTCACTGTACGGCGTTACCGAGACATAA
- a CDS encoding PBSX family phage terminase large subunit — translation MTEYQQMYLRHCNHRWNVKTGATGSGKSWIDYAVTIPKRIMACRGEGLIVLIGNTQGTLERNILDPMRNIWGDVLVGTINSKNTVQLFGKKCYAIGADKKNQVAKIQGATMEYVYGDEVTTWSVDVFQMLKSRLRCEHSRFDGTCNPDSPLHWFKQFLDSDADIYQQSYTIDDGCLPENIVSELKKEYAGTVYYARYILGQWQRAEGLVYPTFSAEKHVVSSCPDKGLYYISCDYGTMNPCSMGLWCIDGGTAYRTAEYYYNGREERQQKTDEEYYSALDKLARGRTIQAIVIDPSAASFIETIRRHGKYRVIKANNAVLDGIRVTNSLLNAERIRVHESCTDIIREFGAYSWDDKKQEDAVIKENDHAMDDMRYFCMTVLHKKFRW, via the coding sequence TTGACTGAGTATCAGCAGATGTATTTACGACATTGCAATCACAGGTGGAATGTCAAAACTGGTGCAACCGGCAGCGGAAAGAGTTGGATAGATTACGCTGTGACGATTCCGAAGCGCATCATGGCGTGCCGCGGCGAGGGATTGATTGTCTTGATCGGCAACACACAGGGCACGTTGGAGCGCAACATCCTAGACCCGATGCGGAATATCTGGGGAGATGTGCTTGTCGGTACAATCAACAGTAAAAACACTGTGCAGCTATTTGGTAAGAAGTGCTATGCGATTGGCGCAGACAAGAAGAATCAAGTGGCAAAGATTCAGGGCGCAACAATGGAGTACGTTTACGGCGATGAGGTTACAACATGGTCAGTCGATGTATTTCAGATGCTGAAATCGCGTTTGCGCTGCGAACACAGCCGCTTTGATGGGACGTGCAATCCAGACAGCCCGCTACACTGGTTTAAGCAGTTTTTGGATTCGGACGCAGATATTTATCAGCAGTCATACACGATTGATGACGGATGCCTGCCGGAAAATATTGTGTCGGAGCTGAAGAAAGAATATGCTGGCACAGTTTATTATGCACGGTACATTCTCGGTCAGTGGCAGCGCGCGGAAGGTTTGGTGTATCCGACATTCAGCGCAGAAAAGCATGTTGTGTCAAGCTGTCCGGACAAAGGGCTGTATTACATCAGCTGCGACTATGGCACGATGAACCCGTGCTCTATGGGGCTGTGGTGCATTGATGGCGGCACAGCGTACCGCACAGCAGAGTACTACTACAACGGACGCGAGGAGCGCCAGCAAAAGACGGATGAGGAGTATTACAGCGCACTGGACAAGCTGGCGAGAGGTCGGACGATTCAGGCGATTGTAATAGACCCGTCTGCGGCATCGTTCATCGAGACAATTCGGCGGCATGGCAAGTATCGTGTCATCAAAGCAAATAATGCTGTGCTGGACGGCATCCGCGTTACAAACTCACTGCTCAACGCGGAGCGTATCCGAGTTCATGAGAGCTGTACGGATATTATTCGAGAGTTCGGCGCGTACAGCTGGGATGACAAAAAGCAAGAGGATGCAGTGATTAAGGAAAACGATCACGCGATGGATGACATGCGCTATTTTTGCATGACCGTTCTGCACAAGAAATTCAGGTGGTAA
- a CDS encoding nucleoside triphosphate pyrophosphohydrolase family protein: MIKTRPRDYLTEGELLCQLAEESAELAQAALKERRALEDDNPTPVSYPDAHANLLEEVADVYVSLGELLSLADWETVAHTRAKKENRWIRRLEERESK; the protein is encoded by the coding sequence ATGATAAAGACAAGACCGAGAGATTACTTAACAGAAGGCGAGCTGCTCTGCCAGCTGGCGGAAGAAAGCGCAGAACTCGCGCAGGCGGCGCTGAAAGAGCGTCGCGCGTTAGAAGATGATAATCCAACGCCGGTTTCGTACCCTGATGCTCACGCGAATCTGCTGGAAGAGGTCGCGGATGTATACGTGAGCTTGGGTGAACTGCTCAGCTTAGCGGATTGGGAGACAGTCGCGCACACCAGAGCGAAAAAAGAAAACCGCTGGATCCGGCGGTTAGAGGAAAGGGAGAGCAAGTGA
- a CDS encoding DUF551 domain-containing protein, which produces MKTTEAIGYIDKIICDQERYEEWALEEKSEDEELLHEIECELEALRMAVQALKEKPRWIPCAERLPEMHEEVDYTGRQEESDFVLVCDASELHPQVHVGRCVKIEDRTWWRTREWKVLDKVTAWMPLPKAYEEER; this is translated from the coding sequence ATGAAAACAACAGAAGCGATTGGCTACATCGACAAAATAATCTGCGATCAGGAGCGATACGAGGAGTGGGCGCTGGAGGAAAAGAGCGAGGACGAAGAACTGCTGCACGAGATTGAGTGTGAGCTGGAAGCTCTGCGCATGGCCGTGCAGGCGCTGAAAGAAAAGCCGCGCTGGATTCCGTGCGCAGAGCGCTTACCGGAAATGCACGAGGAAGTCGACTACACCGGCAGACAAGAGGAGTCCGACTTTGTGCTGGTTTGTGATGCGAGCGAGTTGCACCCACAGGTGCACGTCGGACGCTGCGTGAAAATCGAGGACAGAACGTGGTGGAGGACGAGAGAGTGGAAGGTGCTTGACAAGGTGACGGCATGGATGCCGCTGCCGAAAGCATATGAGGAAGAACGATGA
- a CDS encoding phage portal protein: protein MLGASNIKQATHMDVDVSSDMIVALEQWERMYRNEPDWKNSTTVPLGLPAAIAGELARLTVLEVKSEVSGSTRAEYINEQYKHLLAGLQQKIEQGCALGGMAFKPYPTDAGQLVVDCVPADRFFPTGFDSSGNLSGGVFVDRYTRGRQFYTRFECHQLTGTTYTIKNVAYMSYDRDSIGVPVSLDAAPQWAGLDSELTLDGITRPLFGYFRVPTANNIDRDSPLGVSVYARAVDTIRQADEQWSRMLWEFEGTELAVDISAQAFMPDENGGVKIPKRFKRLFRALDLGDSDNPLYQVFSPQIREEPLYKGLQHVLQLIEFQCGLAYGTLSDPQTVEKTAEEIKASKQRSYSTVASLQAALEHALNDVVYAMDVWATINHLAPAGKYEVSFGWDDSIVVDTDKEFAQRMQMASAQYIRPELLLSWYFGCSEEEARKMMPVQTDEADPFGLNGDA, encoded by the coding sequence ATGCTTGGTGCATCAAATATCAAACAGGCAACACACATGGATGTAGATGTTTCCAGCGATATGATAGTCGCGCTGGAACAGTGGGAGAGGATGTACCGCAACGAGCCGGATTGGAAAAATAGCACAACAGTTCCGCTTGGGCTGCCTGCTGCTATCGCTGGAGAATTGGCGCGTCTTACCGTGCTGGAAGTAAAGAGCGAGGTAAGCGGCAGCACACGAGCTGAATACATCAATGAGCAGTACAAGCATTTGCTTGCGGGATTGCAGCAAAAGATTGAGCAGGGCTGCGCACTGGGCGGCATGGCGTTCAAGCCGTATCCTACAGATGCGGGGCAGCTCGTTGTTGACTGCGTTCCGGCAGACCGATTTTTCCCGACTGGTTTCGATTCATCCGGCAATCTGTCCGGCGGCGTATTCGTTGACAGATACACACGAGGACGGCAGTTTTATACGCGCTTTGAGTGTCACCAGTTGACCGGCACAACGTACACGATCAAAAATGTTGCTTACATGTCGTATGATCGTGACAGCATCGGCGTACCCGTGTCGCTGGATGCGGCGCCGCAATGGGCTGGGCTGGATAGTGAGCTGACGCTTGACGGCATTACACGCCCGCTGTTTGGCTATTTCCGTGTACCGACGGCAAACAACATTGACCGCGACAGCCCGCTCGGTGTATCGGTATATGCACGTGCGGTTGATACCATCCGACAGGCAGACGAGCAGTGGAGCCGGATGCTGTGGGAGTTCGAGGGCACGGAACTCGCCGTAGATATTTCTGCACAGGCATTTATGCCGGATGAAAACGGCGGTGTCAAGATTCCAAAGCGATTCAAGCGGCTATTCCGCGCGTTGGATTTAGGTGATTCTGACAATCCGTTGTATCAGGTGTTCAGCCCGCAAATCCGGGAAGAGCCGCTATATAAGGGGCTCCAGCACGTGTTGCAGCTGATTGAGTTCCAGTGTGGGCTTGCCTATGGCACATTATCAGATCCGCAAACAGTCGAAAAGACGGCGGAAGAAATCAAGGCGAGCAAGCAGCGATCGTATTCCACAGTTGCATCCCTGCAAGCGGCGCTGGAACATGCATTGAACGATGTTGTCTACGCGATGGATGTATGGGCAACCATCAACCATCTTGCACCGGCGGGAAAATATGAAGTATCGTTCGGCTGGGATGACAGCATTGTTGTAGACACTGACAAGGAGTTTGCGCAGCGTATGCAGATGGCATCGGCACAGTATATCCGCCCGGAACTGCTGCTATCGTGGTACTTCGGGTGCAGCGAGGAAGAAGCACGGAAGATGATGCCGGTGCAAACAGACGAAGCGGATCCGTTTGGGTTGAACGGCGATGCTTGA
- a CDS encoding phage minor capsid protein — translation MLDPNVLDSLPDALVALYAQAEQDILADMARRLAQYDYWIPAAEHQRQKLREMNVTQQEIIKQLSQLTGKSKDEIKQLMQQACDDALETDREYYRQHGTDVPTALSQEMKNILNAGYTSTGKLFKNLTKTTASAGQTQFVHALDRAWLEVQSGAFDYSTAIRSAVKELSRQGLHAVQYPSGRSDTLEVAVRRSVVTGINQTAAQMQLQLADELDSDLVETTAHAGARPSHVVWQGQVFSLSGKNPKYLDFRSATGYGTGAGLCGWNCRHSFFPYFEGAGHAYTSDQLRSYEDKSISYNGKMYTEYEASQMQRHNERQIRRWKREYAAMEAAGLDTTEAAVKLRSWRERQRDFLEQTGLKVQSARQETVGFGRSQARKAGTTAKKQADMIENFSQKMREKGYTVKGFDRYYGDQETLSHMLSAFERMATVYPQVAEGLTIAYSYSKNSDTVGWYNPKTKTIGYNKQTIGNWNYHCEEYEKLVKEGWFPRGTTPDGAFYHEFGHAYAYANNMTGYKKKIDKVLKDMGYGYVNVQQRENALTKELSQYSTVDTIPICQEVIAESFSEWYTSNKPREFCTTFMKEVGAI, via the coding sequence ATGCTTGACCCGAATGTACTAGACAGCTTGCCGGATGCGCTGGTTGCGCTGTATGCACAGGCTGAGCAGGATATTCTTGCTGACATGGCGCGGCGGCTGGCACAGTATGATTACTGGATACCGGCGGCAGAGCACCAGCGGCAAAAGCTGCGTGAAATGAATGTGACGCAGCAGGAAATCATCAAGCAGCTGTCACAGCTGACCGGCAAGAGCAAAGATGAAATCAAACAGCTGATGCAGCAAGCCTGTGACGATGCACTCGAAACTGACCGAGAGTATTACCGACAGCATGGTACAGATGTTCCGACGGCATTGTCACAAGAGATGAAGAATATCCTGAATGCCGGATATACATCAACTGGAAAGTTGTTTAAGAATCTGACGAAAACAACAGCGTCCGCTGGTCAAACACAGTTTGTACATGCGCTTGACCGCGCTTGGCTGGAAGTACAGAGCGGAGCTTTTGACTACAGCACAGCAATACGCAGTGCAGTCAAAGAGCTATCACGGCAAGGCTTGCACGCGGTACAGTATCCGTCCGGCAGATCGGACACGCTGGAAGTGGCGGTCAGGCGGTCTGTTGTAACCGGCATCAACCAGACAGCGGCACAGATGCAGCTACAGCTTGCGGATGAGTTGGACAGCGACTTGGTAGAGACTACGGCACACGCCGGTGCGCGTCCCTCACATGTTGTGTGGCAAGGGCAGGTGTTCAGTCTGTCTGGGAAAAATCCAAAGTATCTAGATTTCCGGTCAGCAACGGGATACGGAACAGGCGCGGGCTTGTGTGGCTGGAATTGCCGACACAGCTTTTTTCCGTACTTCGAGGGTGCAGGACATGCATACACATCTGACCAGCTGAGAAGCTACGAGGATAAGAGTATTTCCTACAACGGGAAAATGTACACCGAGTATGAAGCAAGCCAAATGCAGCGACATAATGAACGCCAAATCAGACGATGGAAGCGTGAGTATGCAGCAATGGAAGCCGCTGGATTGGACACGACAGAAGCAGCAGTTAAGCTGCGTAGCTGGCGGGAACGACAGCGGGATTTCTTGGAGCAAACCGGATTGAAGGTTCAGAGCGCAAGACAGGAAACCGTTGGGTTTGGCAGAAGCCAGGCGAGAAAAGCGGGCACAACCGCGAAAAAGCAAGCTGATATGATAGAAAACTTTTCTCAAAAGATGCGAGAGAAGGGTTACACTGTGAAAGGCTTTGATAGATACTATGGAGATCAAGAGACTTTATCGCATATGTTGTCGGCTTTTGAGCGCATGGCAACTGTATATCCACAAGTCGCGGAAGGCTTAACCATAGCGTATTCTTACAGCAAAAATTCTGATACCGTTGGTTGGTATAACCCTAAAACAAAAACGATAGGATACAACAAACAGACCATAGGTAATTGGAATTATCATTGTGAAGAGTATGAAAAATTGGTAAAAGAAGGATGGTTTCCGCGGGGCACAACTCCGGATGGTGCATTCTATCATGAGTTCGGACATGCTTATGCATATGCGAACAACATGACGGGTTATAAAAAGAAAATAGATAAAGTTCTTAAAGATATGGGATATGGCTACGTTAATGTTCAACAACGTGAAAATGCACTGACGAAAGAACTATCTCAGTACTCTACAGTAGATACCATCCCTATATGTCAAGAGGTTATTGCAGAATCATTTAGCGAATGGTATACTAGTAACAAGCCAAGAGAATTCTGTACTACATTCATGAAGGAGGTTGGTGCTATATGA
- a CDS encoding phosphoadenosine phosphosulfate reductase family protein: MTIEDKAILRLQEAAQMSQQIYEKPLLLTYSGGKDSDLTVNLAVKAGIPFEIVHSLTTVDMPETVYHTRQVFAKLEEKGFSCKIIKPTYKNAPVTMWTLIPQKSMPPTRFARYCCSVLKETAGKGRFIATGVRRAESAKRASRESFEIIGSRKQYSVLLSDNEVFMQDNTEKRTMFETCRPKAKRTVNPIIDWTDDDVWDYIAAENINVNPKYRDGYKRVGCVGCPLSSKCNRTREFEEYPTYKRAYIRAFDKMLDVRKAKGLATEWKTGEEVFEWWVNR; encoded by the coding sequence ATGACGATTGAGGACAAAGCAATCTTGCGATTGCAAGAAGCTGCACAGATGTCGCAGCAAATTTACGAAAAGCCGCTGCTGCTTACTTATTCCGGCGGCAAGGATTCTGATTTGACGGTAAATTTGGCAGTAAAGGCGGGCATTCCGTTTGAGATTGTGCACAGCTTGACAACAGTAGACATGCCGGAGACTGTGTACCACACACGACAGGTTTTTGCAAAGTTGGAAGAAAAAGGGTTTTCGTGCAAAATCATAAAGCCAACCTACAAAAACGCTCCGGTGACGATGTGGACACTCATACCACAGAAGTCTATGCCGCCAACGCGCTTTGCGCGATATTGCTGCTCGGTGTTAAAAGAAACAGCCGGTAAAGGCAGATTTATCGCAACAGGAGTTCGGCGTGCGGAAAGCGCAAAACGTGCGTCAAGAGAGTCTTTTGAGATTATCGGTTCGCGAAAACAGTACAGTGTTTTATTGAGCGACAACGAAGTTTTTATGCAGGACAACACGGAAAAACGCACGATGTTTGAGACGTGTCGACCGAAGGCAAAACGAACCGTGAATCCCATCATCGACTGGACAGACGATGATGTATGGGATTATATCGCGGCAGAAAACATTAACGTCAATCCCAAGTATCGTGACGGGTACAAACGTGTAGGCTGTGTAGGCTGCCCACTTTCAAGCAAGTGTAACCGAACGCGGGAATTTGAAGAATACCCTACTTATAAGAGGGCGTATATCCGAGCGTTTGACAAAATGCTGGACGTGCGAAAAGCAAAAGGCTTGGCTACTGAATGGAAAACTGGCGAAGAAGTTTTTGAATGGTGGGTAAACAGATAG